Part of the Bombina bombina isolate aBomBom1 chromosome 8, aBomBom1.pri, whole genome shotgun sequence genome is shown below.
cccccccaccctctcccagatgccttcattttaaaatcccaccctccccagtcctctctcccaccctccagatctacagcatattgatgctgttttcatagatctcATGTGCACTCTCGTGCACGTGCATGCAAGCGCCCGTGCATGCGCACGCACCCGCACaaaatccctcccccctcctccaccaatgactgcccacccgcctccctggatgagctcccacccaccaacgataacggccatcgatagccgatgcagagagggccacagagtggctctctctgcatcggatggctaaaaacagttattgcaggatgcctcaatattgaggtatcactgcaataacatgaaagcagctggaagcgatcaggatggcttccactgctttcaaagaccaatgacgtatggggtacgtccttggtcgttaactgcatttttttgcaggacgtaccccatacgtcgttggtcgttaaggggttaatgccatttttcattttcatttttttcatattatttataCATTTCATGACATGTTGATAGTCAGTTTTAATCATATTAATGTAATcagcattaaaaaagaaaaaagcaacacCTGTTGCTGGTCTTTTCTGGGAATTTATTTTCTTAGTAAACCAATTCAACAGCACAGCTGAATGATTTTGAATAATTAATAAGAGGAACATGTGACATTTATTTACCTCATTGTATAAACTAAACCACAGAACATAAGAACAAGTGTGGAATATACAAGGTTAAGTGCTTGTGTAAGATATGTACATATTTGTTTCTGCtgctaataaaatacaaataatcaaCAGGGTAATGGAATACACAAGCAAACagcacattataaaaatattttttaaaaatgactaaACTTACAgaaatatatttgttaatataagtGTTTAAAAAGAAGttgctgttagaaaaaaaaaactgtcaagttCACACTGTACATATTCTTACTTCAAATCACtatcttattattgttatttttaaaggcacataatactaaatcacttgaaagtaatgcatcatagttgtaaaaagctgacaggaaaatatcacctcaacatctctatgtagaaaaggaagatattttacctcacaattttctcagcttaccagagtaagtgctgtgtaaacagttatacttcagttactgtccagctgtaaaaaaaaaaaaagaaaagaaaaaaagaaagaaatgaacagcagccaattagcatcagcagtgtggaggtcatgaactgtgatctcatgatttcatagtaaacttccttaaactgaatagggaaataacaaggcacgctcccttgcaggtcccgccctttacaatggggtgtgaatacttaggatattttgaggtaaaatatctttctcttttacatagagatgttcaggtgatattttctagtcaagtttttacagctatgctgcatcactttcaagtgtttcaacatttgggtatcatgtccctttaaattatttctgTGATGTAACATGAAGGTGAGTTTAAatagggaaaacatatttaggtaaATTATTTCTGTGATGTAACATCAAGAAGGTAAGTGTTTAAATAGGGAAGAAACTTCCAGTTATCTGTCCTAATACTGAATATAGCAGTGCCATCTTGGGCTTTAACAATCATTAATATGTGAAACTGTGGTGGCAAACACAAACCAACCTTGTATACATCAGAGTGGTACGAGATAACAAAGTTGGAAAAATAAGAAAGCATGAGAATGTTGAGTAATTTTTCTGACATCTCATAACAAAATATGCTTTCCTCGCTCTGGCTGGATTCTCCTGGCTGAAATTTTTCCCACAGTCTGTCAAAAAGCTGATGTCCAGCCTCTGGAGACCAAGAAGTTGGCAAAGGTAATGGAATAAACAATTCAGAAAACTTAATGTGCAGTGGTTCCAGCTTTGTACAGTATGTCATACCATCCTGGGTACTGTATGTAGCAGTAACAAGCAAGACAGATGGATAAGGTTCTTTAGGTACTAAATGTATAGATACCTTGGTTGGTTCCTTATCAATTAAGAGGCATGGAATATTAATGCCACTTATAGGCTCATAATTACAATCCGTCAACTCAAACTGAAGCGCAATACAAAAGAGTTTATGATATTTAGGTGCAATGTTCCCTTTAAATGATAAAAGGTATTTCAAAGAAAGTAAACACGAACGGAGGCCATTTAACTGTTCATAATAATCTTCAAGAAAATGGCTGGTTATTAAATTTTCCACTGTTGGATCTTCTGAACAAAACAGAGGACCATTTGAATCCTTACAAATTGGAGACAAGTTAAGTATTGGTTTCTCTGTGTTTTGAATCGTTAGTAGAGTGGAGAAGTTCTCGCTTTCTGTCATAATAGAGGACAGAGACCTTGTTTTAGATTGACTCCCACTTGGCGACATGGTTAATATTTTTCCGAGTTTGTCACTAGAAACATTTGTTAAAAGGATGTAATATAATCTTGCCCGATCTTGAATATCAATGTCTTCAAATCGGTGAACCAGATACTGCAAGAGATTTGCCACATCCATAAACACGGAATTAAGATGTTGATGCTGAAGCACATGCTTACACACAGACAGTATAGCGTTACCTGTCCTCCAGTCCCCTTTCTGACATATATCAGAATGTAAAACAACACGCTTCAGAAAGAGAACTGTACTTTTTTGTGTAATTATATTTTCCTGGGCAACTCTTGAAAGGATCTTAAGGTGCCATTCAAGGAATGTCATATTATGTTTATCAACTGTGAGATCTACAATCTGCTTTTGCAAAGCCTTCAATAAAGAAACTGGCCATGTGTGGAATTCAAGTAAATTCTGCATCTGATTAATAAGGTTGATAAAATATGGTGCTAAGGCGCTGTCACTTTTATATAGCTCTATAAGGCTTTTTGTAAGACTTTCCATGTATTTTTCACAGTAATTAAAATACCTTACAAATAAAAATACTGTGCGAAAAAACGTTGTAGTTATCTCTCTGTTGTTATTCTTATGAACCATGTTATAAAGAGACATCATGTGTTCGAAAAGTAATCCTATTCCCCTCTCAGAATGGAACCCTTCATTTTCAAGGAACACCATACTTAGTAAATTTTGTCTGCATAACATTGTGCTAGAATCATTAAAAATAGTAGGAAACAATGAGGAAGTCATTTGAGGTGTGAGCAGGACAGGTAAATTTTCTTCAGGGTTTGAATTAAGAGGTCGATTTTCTGGAAAATGTAAAAGGCagtctaaataaaagagttttaatGGTGTACAGAGAAGTGGATGTTGGGTCATGCCTACAAGTCTCTGGAGAAGAAAGTTCTCATCTTCTGCGGTGAACAGACTATCTGTAAAAACTGCTTTCATTTGTAGAATGCTGTGAAAAAATGACACGTCCTTCGTACCAAACAGCCGAACAAGCTGAGACTTAAAAATCACAGGTGATATAGTACGAACCATAGCCACAACTTGAATTATTTGCCAAAACAGAGAATTTTGGGCCACCGGTGTAAAAAGATAGGAGTCTTCTAGAAGAAGAGCTAAAATGGACTTTAATTCTTTTGTTTCAGTATTTGATGGGAGTAGCAGAAACTGTTCACCACAAGCAGGTCGTAGATCCCTCAGATCTTCTGTGGTActccaaaaaaagctttcattaCCCATCAGCATACTCTTCAAAGACCCATCTGAAGGACCCTCTTTCTGAGCTAAAATCTGTATTGCATTCTTTAGTGCAACACTGTATAGTAGGGTGTATGACTGATGTACAGGAGAAAACTCATGTTGCTGCAAGGAATACAACTTTTCGATCCTCTGAGAAAGAAATCCAGGGTAACAGGTTTCCAGTTCCCGAAGACATTCACAAGCTGTGATGCGTAGTGGCCTATTAGATATTCCTTGCTTCTTGTCATTGATGTCAGATATAATGAGAAACAACAAGGATGCAAACTCTTGTGCGGTGTTACAGTTAGAATTGAAGTTGTCAGTTGTAATTAAAACTGTTTCAATTGCTAGTAAGAGATGACATCTTAATGTCATACTTTTAACAGAGTTTGATTTCTGCTGTATCATAATCATTAATATCTCCGCTGTATCTTTTGCAGCCTTCTGATCAGGAAAGAGAAGTGATGGGAATTCTAAAAAGAGGTCCAGCATTAAAATCTGTAATAGAAAGCAAAGTTAGCATTAAGacaatattaaataaaacaaaatgctaatatttataatTTACAAGATGTATACCAGTACTCCCCTCCCTATTAATCTATTcacatttaaagataaattaaactTTATCTTTTAAACTTTTTACtactaaaaaacaattgcagcaaacaagttgttaatttgttttaaaaattgtttagacttgactgatatgttattttgTAGCCAGACAACAGAAACATCTtgtataaggtgtttactgtccctttaaagagggttCTACAATTAAGTGTCAATAATATGTATAATCAAGGTTTCTTGGTTGTGTTTACACAAAGAGGAGAGGCCTGAAAAACACCTCTAACAACTCTTTTCAGTCGCTATGCAAATACAGGAACATATTTGCAAGTAAATGTGGGAACTAAATCAGAAGTAAATATCTtactatatgtgtgagtgtgtatgtatgtaagtatgtatatatatatatatatatatatatatatatatatatatatgtgtgtgtattatatatttacacaagtatatgtgtgtgtgtatttacacacacacacacatatatacatatatatatatatatatatatatatatacatatatatatttatatatatatatatatatatatacacatacacacacacacacatatatacatacatacatatatatatacaaacagaaaaaaaaagcagacactctccGGTATTTGCAAAAAAGGATATTTTTTTAATCCCAAGTAGCGTGACGTTTCGGAGTATTACATCCGTCTTCAGACTTAACAATTTTAGTGAAAAGAAATATCTCCTTATATACACGTTATAATCAATTCACCATTACTCACCCTGACTTCGTGCACAAACTTGCAGTTGTTATAAATGCAGTGGATGCACTACCTGCAATGGATTACAAGACAGACGTTTTTTCCATCATCCCAGGCATAAGAAGTACCTCCATAAGCATAGGATGACGTGTACAACTAGGTATATAGTCTACCAGCTATTTTGTCCATGTAGTTTGTTTTTTGTGGGTAAAACAAGCGACGACCTGAGAACTAGGATGGCAAATCATAGGAGTGCAATACGCACGGCGGTAAAGAACAAAGAAACGGACCAATCTGTTGCTAGGCACTTTTTGCAAAGTGGCCATGTTGTAGCAGATATGCTCTACACTATAATCGATCATGTACCACCTATGCAGAGAGGAGGAGATTGAAATAAAATACTTATGCAAAGAGAAGCTAGATGGACATTCAAACTTgagaccttaaaggaacagtctagtataaattacactttcattattcagataggacttttaattttaatcaactttccaatttacttttatcatcacatttgcttttttctcttggtattcttagtttaaactaaacataggtgggACGACTTCCGTTGGGGGCGGAGCTGACAGACATGCTGCACAGCTCCAAGCCGGCCAAGAGCGAGAGAACCGCGAAAGTGCCCCACTGCTACTACCCATTTGCCTGGCGAGGTCCAGGGTCTGTCGGAACTATAGGCTGTGTCTGAGCCTTAGCTACGGAAGTCCGTTGTGGCTGTTGTTGCCCAGTGGTTAGAACCACACTCTCCGCCTGAGGGACGCCACAAAAAGAGGAGCCCAGGGTCAGAAACGTGCCTCTGAGAAGCTGTGGGGTGCGAGAGGCTCTGCAGGAATTCCGATTCCCTGGTTGATGCAGCCACTGGTAGGTCGGGGCTGTCAGCTCATGGAGAGATCCGTGGGCGGCGCCTCCTCCTCGCGGTGAATAGCATCATCTGGCTATCGATGGTGAAAGATATTCACTGGATAAGGAAGCTCCTACTCTATTTCAGTGCGCCCTGAAGGTGTGGAGGTTGCTACAAGGATTCGCTACTTGGTTTGTCACATTACTGAAGATATGCAGTGATATCTATCTATATCCTATCTATGGAAGAATGATTCATTAAAAAAGGTCTCAGTATACAGTTGTCGTGGCCTATTGGTGACTTTTCTTTAATTATACCAGAGAAATCTGTTTGGGTGAAGCAAATAAAATATTTGACTTAGTTCAAATCAACGCTCATTTGGATCTGTGTCGGGGAACGGTTTAATCCTTCTAAGAGGCTAAAAAGACATTATAGAAAGATTTAAGTTAGTACTCTGATTGCACCTCCTACGGTTTCCTCCATTAAAGTGGGGTCTGCATGCTTCTTCACTTTCTTTATACCATCCCTGGAAGAAGGGCCTAAACAGGTTTTAAGGAGCACATACAAGGTGCTCAAGAAGAATCTTGGAGGAGTAAAGTATAAGAATTAAAGAAGAACTTATTTTGGGGCTCTCCCTGTGTTAACTTTATATTGTTTATTCTGCTCAGGCTATAAATCTTGTGTATAGTTAAGAGTCATAAAGCTCTGGGTTTAGTAATAATAGGAGTATTGTACACCCTTTAATATTTATAAAGGGTTTAGGCTTATTATTTCTTGCTGTCTGTGTTTCTAAAGTATTTTCTTTATTTAGAAATTAGGCTCTGAGTGCACagtttgttaaataaaaaataaaaaagtaagggaAGAGGGGATGTTATCCCTCACACATCACTATTTAAGTCTATATATTTGTAGTTAGGCTTGTAATTAGTCTTAGATATATCACGGTTTGCATTATTTAAATCACATTGTTTATACAACTTCATGTTTTTGTATCACTTGTTTAGTATACACAAAGCTCATGGAAAGATTCATCACACAGGCGAAACAAAATTCTCCCATAATGCCTTCGAAAGTTAAGGACAGGAGGAATAAGAATTCAGATACTACCCTAGAACCTGCTATAGATATTGCTACATCCACTTTTGATATCCAATCCTTATCGCAGTTAGAGGCTATGTTTACTCCACAGTTTGATACTATTAAAAAAGAGCTCAGCAATATATCTACGGATATTGTGACCTTATCAAATGAGGTTAAACAATTTTCATCTAGAATTAATGAGGCAGAAAACAGAATTTCAGACCAAGAGAGTATAGTTCAAAATCAGGAGGTTAAAATTACGAATctacaattgcgcctggaggatctggaagatcgctccagacgcaatagAATTGTCGGCTTACCCGAAACCCCCCAGTATGAGAACCTCATGAAGGTTACTTCTACACTACTCCCCTAAGCTCTAAGTTTCCCGGCGCATCAGCTCCCATTAGcagttgaaagggcacacagggttGGCCCCAGAAAACCTAGTTCAGGTACCTAAAGCAGAAGAagaatgtgcatttttaagttATTGAGATACCAAGACAAAGTAGAATTTCTGAAACTATACAGAAAACTGAGTCATTTatatttgataaaaataaacttttattgtttcaagatttctcatttGAAACTTCTTCTAAGAGGAAACAAATGATaccatattgcacaaaaatgtttgaTAAAGGTATGAAAGCATGGTTAGTTTACCCCGCCAAGATCACAGTGGAAGATAAGGATATCAGACAAACTCTAAATAAGCTCAGGAGTTTATTGACACCATTTAGCTTAAACAGGTACATTTATTTTTAGGCTTGCTGCAAAGTTTATATGAGTAGCTCTATTTTTCTGTGTATCAACAGTTTTGTAGAAGAGTTTTATTATGATTGTCCTCTTCTCTGTAAAAGATATGCTTAGGTTTGCcatattatgtataattaaagtAGTAGCTCCTGTTTTTTTATTCTGATggcaatgttatgtttttatttttcttatttatttatttatttttttttttacttctctcCCCATCCGGCCCGCcctgctttttattttcatagacgtTAGGATAAAATATCATGTATTAGTGTGATGCTTGCAAACACAGCTAAGATTAATATTctttcttggaatgttgggggcataacATCCCCTAGGAAGCGTAAACTTATTATTAAATATCTTGCAAAGTTTAAGCCCGATGTAGtaatgctacaggaaacacatcttaaaagAGTTAGAACTTTCTAAATTGAGATGTAAATGGGTAGGGGAAATAGTTGCCGCTCTGGCAGTCAAAAGGAGATCTGGGGTAGCGATTCTTTTTCATAAAAATTTAGATTACAAGATCATAAGATCGGAAACAGATCCAGAAGGAAGGTATATTATCCTACAAGTCCAGCTTAATGGCTGTAATTACActctttgtaatgtatatggcccgaaTACTTTCTCCCCAGAATTTTGGAATAGTATTACTATTCCCGTTTATTGCGGGTAATTTAATATTGGGTGGGATTTTAATATGGCTCTCTGTCCCGAACTGGACAGACTTTCAACAAAAAATGCAAGAGAATATTataaaattgcaaaatattttaaaagattttgtCATGAATTAAGCCTGGTAGATATTTGGAGGTTAAAAAAATCCTGATGTGCAAAGTTTTACATGTGAGTAAAAAGTCCATAAGactttttccagaatagacatatttttatttctaaaccatTGGCCATTTTTAAATCAGAAGCCTGTAGTAATGACATTGTGATATCGGATCATGCAATAATCTCAGTTACGTTCTTAGCCTTAACTACTTCTAAGAATCAAAGCTCTTCGCTTTTTTTCTCCCGCTTCTTAGCAAATAATGCCAGATTCATCAattggttaaaacagaagtggaaggattaTACAACATTTAATACTGCCAAATTTAATAAAATTGAGACTTTCTGGGAAGCATCTAAGGCTGTGATGAGAGGGGAAATTAAATCTTATCTCTGTAGTTGGAGAAAGAAAGTTTTGGCCACGGACTCTCAATTAGCTGCTCAAGTCAGAAAGGCTTGCAGAAGTTACTATATTGATAAATCCCCTCATAATTGGGACAAATATTGTAAGTTTAAAAAGGGAAAGGGATATGTTCTAAAAGCAAAAAGCGCAGGAAGAGGAACAGAAAATTAATTATCAGTTTAGAGGTATTTATGGCAATTCGGCAAAATATTTGGCTAAACTAATGAAAATTAGAAAGAATAAAAATCTTATTTCAGCTATTaaagttgataatataagttattCTATTTCTGAGGATATTAATAAAGTGTTCTTTAATGTCTTTCAGCAATTGTATGCAGAACCAGAGGTTGATTTAGATAACCTTACGAATTTCTGGACTAAAATTAAAATGCCAAGGATTCTTGAAGAGGAACTTCAAGTGCTGAATCAGCCTGTTCTAGAGGAAGAGCTCTTAGAAGCTATCCAATCAGCTAGTGCCAATAAGGCCCCAGGACCAGATTGCGTACTGACAGAGTTTTATAAAATCTTAAAAGAGGAAATCAAGATGCCATTAGCTAgattatttaatttctattttcacTCATGTAACGAAATGTCAAGTTATTTTGGCGAAGATTTCCCTTGAGTGGATCGCAGAATTAAATAGTTTTGTATAACTAGATCTAGAAACATTTCTGGTAGCTCCATTTTctacactgtactgcaaaaaaaattaccttctaacattgctaaattgataTCCATAAAAAGTGTTATTTTTGCATGGCATAAAATCTGCAGTGTACAGAAGGTGTCCCCAGCATTTTCGGAGTCTCTCCCGATAATGGGTAATCTGGAGTTTTTTCCAGCTATATCCCAAGATGTATTTAGAAGATGGGCGGATCTTGGTTTACTATATGTGCATCAAATCTTTGTTGCAAATCAAATAATGACTTCAGAGTCTTTTTTCCAAAAGTTTCTTCCTAGGTCTAATCTATATGCTTATTTTCAGTTGCGTCACTTTGTTTTCTCCCAGAAATGGGATATTGAAGCTTTATCTGATTGGTCCAATATCAAGAACGTGATACGTAGATTTTCATTAGGTTTTACTTCAATATCTCTGATTTATGATATTATGCTGGCTAAACAGGGTgaaatataagtaaataaattGCATAATTTTTGGGCTGTGTTTTTCCCTCTCTAGAGGAGGCTAGGGTAAAACAAAGTTTTTTAGCAATAGATAAATTACAGATTTCTATGTCATGGAAAGAATCGCACATAaaagtaattaataattattatttatctccATATAAAATGTCTAGATTCTATTCCTCCCAAACCTTTGGGTGTTCACCTGCTCACTTATTAAAGCTGATATTTTCCACCTGTTTTGGTCCTGCCCTAAAATTCTGCAATTCTGGCAGATTTGGTATTGGTATAGCAAACTTTACATGGATCTGAGACAGTTTACATctgatgaaatatttttttctaataagttCTGAGCTCAGACCTAAAAGAATGGTTAAAGTCTTAAATACTATTATTCTCACCACAAGACATCTAATAGTGAAAAGCTGGAAAGACCATGTAGCTCCGAGTTTTTCACTCTTTTTGACAGAAATTCAGCATCAGATCCTGCTTGAATCCTTTCATACGAAATTTTTAGTTGAAACTAGGATAAAAAGCTTCCTTCTGGATTGGCttcctgtgacagacccttctgtcaggactgaaggagttaattgtgtttagctaagaaactaatttctaaagacagagttgctggctccagctataatctaattagtgctaagcattctattgtttgatcacctccagagagaaaacgcctaagtgataagaagggccaagagtgtcttgtggttgaagtgtttaagtaatataattctattgtatcatgtcaaagggcttgttccctccatgtaatgtacaacagtctttcaacccccatctggggggggtgtcaaacctgtataaatactaggcatctagcctttaataaaagtcattctgttttaaacctgaaactggctgggttgtgaattgctgattccctatgcaggacgttgttccctggtattaacccttggtacactgttggtaccgtaacattggtggcagcgacggaatgaaccttatcgcccagaagagcaactacacaagccagtaacctcaggaagagggggattattacaatgctgactaagatggaaaagagaaaagtaaattttgcagtttttaaaaacttcctggaaacagaaggagagattgatgggtaccttgcggattttgagaggcaatgtgcactacacaaggtacccgcagaggactgggtcacgatattatctggaaaattatccggccgggccagagaggcttttcgggccattccagatgaggaagtcagggattataatacggtaaaagaggctctgctctccaggtatgcggttacacctgaggcataccggaggcggttcagagacactgttaaattagctggagattcctaccttgagtgggcatgtaaggtgcaccgcacagcagctcactggatagcggggtgccaagccatatctggggaagaggtgctgcagctattcctgttggaacattgcttcgacaagttacccgcaggagttcgagagtgggttcgggaccgtaaaccctccaccctgcaggaagcggctcgcttggcagatgagtatacggatgcccgcaaactggacactgctaccactaagccccctgctagagtggagtacagacccccagtcaccccagcagctgccagttaccaaaccccggcgcaccgctataccacacggcctccggccacgaactaccctcagagagccctgttcaatttgcggggctactcacaaccgattcgatgctttggatgtaagcaactagggcacaaaagaccagagtgtcccctaaacgcagcgaaccaagcgcagtcctggagaagacctgccggcggaatcccacgtaatcctcagcctgcggcccgctacgtagaggcgcaagaatgctggagcatcctacatgaggcagaccttgtgcaagctgcccaccggaataaccggcaactggttaaagtgaatgggaagaaggtcagtggtctacgggatactggtgctaccatgaccttgcttcaaaagaacttggtgtctgagaaacagtacactggagacactgtggctgtgagggtagcaaggggcgatgtgttcagcctacctgttgccagggtacatttggattggggagtgggcgctagacctgtgaatgtgggggtcaagaaggacttacctgctgatgttcttcttggaaatgacttggctccccttgtttctgcctatgctcccatgggtcccgctgatgttaaccctgtgactacccgtgcccagatccgtgcagcagagactgacccacctgctgctaagccccaggacgctgagctcagtaaatctctatccgctattgatatgtggaggtcccgttacaatgcgctgatgaaggagaagaggagcgcagaggaaaaagcacgtttagaacgtgaatctctgctagacaagctgcaccgacagactgcagaaaacaccagcttgagagtgggacatgaaaccttaaagacaaacttagcgacacttgaggagaagctgacgctggctcatagtgaggtgcagcaactcaagggcaccctatgtcagtatgaagggattgtggatacctataaagagcaggtacagaaaactcgtaaagaagctgatgggattttgaaggactgtttagccctagtctgggcactgaggaagttgaacccttctttgtatggacaggaattctctctcataacgggaatacagatggattgtcctggcaaactgacatgcctaccacctcctagtccggtcatccccaggttgacccgccaaagggtcaagccgggtctgccggagtgttccacaacgggggagatatgtgacagacccttctgtcaggactgaaggagttaattgtgtttagctaagaaactaatttctaaagacagagttgctggctccagctataatctaattagtgctaagcattctattgtttgatcacctccagagagaaaacgcctaagtgataagaagggccaagagtgtcttgtggttgaagtgtttaagtaatataattctattgtatcatgtcaaagggcttgttccctccat
Proteins encoded:
- the AP5B1 gene encoding AP-5 complex subunit beta-1 → MAERSNTSWSREVASFCSSPKLFLTSNSVEVFLDELLKGLHNESVHEQTKILMLDLFLEFPSLLFPDQKAAKDTAEILMIMIQQKSNSVKSMTLRCHLLLAIETVLITTDNFNSNCNTAQEFASLLFLIISDINDKKQGISNRPLRITACECLRELETCYPGFLSQRIEKLYSLQQHEFSPVHQSYTLLYSVALKNAIQILAQKEGPSDGSLKSMLMGNESFFWSTTEDLRDLRPACGEQFLLLPSNTETKELKSILALLLEDSYLFTPVAQNSLFWQIIQVVAMVRTISPVIFKSQLVRLFGTKDVSFFHSILQMKAVFTDSLFTAEDENFLLQRLVGMTQHPLLCTPLKLFYLDCLLHFPENRPLNSNPEENLPVLLTPQMTSSLFPTIFNDSSTMLCRQNLLSMVFLENEGFHSERGIGLLFEHMMSLYNMVHKNNNREITTTFFRTVFLFVRYFNYCEKYMESLTKSLIELYKSDSALAPYFINLINQMQNLLEFHTWPVSLLKALQKQIVDLTVDKHNMTFLEWHLKILSRVAQENIITQKSTVLFLKRVVLHSDICQKGDWRTGNAILSVCKHVLQHQHLNSVFMDVANLLQYLVHRFEDIDIQDRARLYYILLTNVSSDKLGKILTMSPSGSQSKTRSLSSIMTESENFSTLLTIQNTEKPILNLSPICKDSNGPLFCSEDPTVENLITSHFLEDYYEQLNGLRSCLLSLKYLLSFKGNIAPKYHKLFCIALQFELTDCNYEPISGINIPCLLIDKEPTKVSIHLVPKEPYPSVLLVTATYSTQDGMTYCTKLEPLHIKFSELFIPLPLPTSWSPEAGHQLFDRLWEKFQPGESSQSEESIFCYEMSEKLLNILMLSYFSNFVISYHSDVYKVGLCLPPQFHILMIVKAQDGTAIFSIRTDNWKFLPYLNTYLLDVTSQK